The following proteins are encoded in a genomic region of Ananas comosus cultivar F153 linkage group 25, ASM154086v1, whole genome shotgun sequence:
- the LOC109703567 gene encoding uncharacterized protein LOC109703567 translates to MEAPPQLLHCGVDPFRRSSALDLRALRGKFRPRPFLARSKGRGLGVFAIATEPKPGSAGPSSRVSINGAANRFGKMSEEIKKVRKQMEEDEQLATLMRGLRGQNLTDAQFADENITLRLVEVPAVNNSETLPLVYDPDIIASYWRKRPRAVATRIVQLLSVAGGFLSHLIWDLVNKKIKENEVARAIELREIVTSLGPAYIKLGQALSIRPDILSPAAMIELQKLCDKVPSFPDDVAMALIEEELGQPWQKIYSELSPSPIAAASLGQVYKGRLRETGELVAVKVQRPFVLETVTIDLYIIRKLGLVLRKFPQISIDVVGLVDEWAARFFEELDYVNEGENGTLFAEMMREDLPQVVVPKTYHKYTSRKVLTTQWIDGEKLSQSTESDVGELVSVGVICYLKQLLDTGFFHADPHPGNMIRTPDGKLAILDFGLVTKLTDDKKYGMIEAIAHLIHRDYDAIVKDFVKLDFIPEGVNLDPILPVLAKVFDQALEGGGAKNINFQELASDLAQITFDYPFRIPPYFALIIRAIGVLEGIALVGNPDFAIVDEAYPYIAQRLLTDESPRLKNALRYTIYGKSGVFDAERFIDVMQAFENFISAAKSGGGENLNGNMAELAVLQSPGYLVPLFPAIISQPAQPVKTRVALTFLLSEKGNFFREFILDEIVKAIDAVSREQLVQIAAALGIRNLAPVFSMVPLRPASLLPTITEEDKVILNNVEKVVRFLTAGTSTTTSQQEVNIAYIIQELLPVLPGISAKVLPEVLNRLSSRILARLIRDTFL, encoded by the exons ATGGAAGCCCCGCCTCAGCTCCTCCACTGCGGCGTCGACCCTTTCCGGCGATCGTCGGCGCTCGATCTCCGCGCTTTGCGCGGGAAGTTTCGCCCCCGCCCGTTCCTCGCAAGGTCCAAGGGACGGGGACTCGGCGTCTTCGCCATCGCCACCGAGCCGAAGCCCGGTAGCGCCGGGCCCTCTTCTCGTGTCTCCATCAATGGAGCTGCCAAT AGATTTGGGAAGATGTCGGAGGAGATTAAGAAGGTGAGGAAGCAGATGGAGGAGGATGAACAGTTGGCGACGTTGATGAGAGGACTCCGTGGTCAGAACCTCACAGATGCTCAGTTTGCCGATGAGAACATCACGCTGCGCCTTGTTGAG GTACCAGCAGTGAACAACAGTGAGACATTGCCTCTAGTGTATGATCCAGATATCATAGCATCATACTGGAGAAAACGTCCTAGAGCTGTTGCCACACGAATTGTACAGTTGCTATCTGTCGCCGGCGGCTTTCTATCTCATCTAATTTGGGATCTGGTTAATAAGAAGATCAAAGAG AATGAAGTTGCAAGGGCCATCGAATTGAGGGAGATAGTCACGTCTTTGGGTCCAGCCTACATCAAACTCGGGCAAGCACTAAGTATTCGACCAGACATATTATCTCCTGCGGCAATGATTGAACTACAGAAGCTATGTGATAAG GTTCCTTCCTTCCCAGATGATGTGGCAATGGCTCTAATTGAAGAAGAGCTCGGTCAGCCTTGGCAGAAGATCTATTCTGAACTGTCTCCCTCACCAATTGCTGCAG CATCTCTGGGACAAGTTTACAAAGGTCGCCTAAGAGAAACGGGAGAATTGGTTGCTGTCAAAGTACAACGACCATTCGTTCTTGAGACTGTGACTATTGACTTATATATTATCCGGAAATTGGGATTGGTTTTGAGGAAGTTTCCACAG ATCTCTATTGATGTTGTTGGGTTAGTAGATGAGTGGGCTGCTCGTTTTTTTGAAGAACTTGATTATGTGAATGAAGGAGAGAATGGAACTCTATTCGCTGAAATGATGAGAGAAGACCTTCCTCAG GTCGTGGTACCAAAGACTTATCATAAGTATACATCAAGGAAAGTTCTTACCACTCAATGGATAGATGGAGAAAAGCTATCACAGAGCACGGAAAGTGATGTAGGGGAACTGGTTAGTGTTGGAGTCATATGCTACCTAAAACAG TTGCTTGATACTGGATTCTTCCATGCTGATCCACATCCAGGGAATATGATCCGAACCCCAGATGGAAAGTTGGCTATTCTTGATTTTG GCCTCGTAACAAAATTGACTGATGATAAAAAATACGGAATGATTGAAGCAATAGCTCACCTTATTCATCGTGATTATGATGCAATAGTTAAGGACTTTGTAAAGCTTGATTTCATCCCCGAGGGAGTCAATTTGGATCCAATATTACCCGTCTTGGCCAAAGTTTTTGATCAGGCACTTGAAGGAGGGGGCGcgaaaaatatcaattttcaaGAACTAGCATCTGATTTGGCTCAGATAACATTCGATTATCCATTCAGGATACCCCCATATTTTGCTTTAATTATCAGGGCCATTGGAGTATTGGAAGGCATTGCATTAGTGGGGAACCCTGACTTTGCTATAGTTGATGAAGCTTATCCATATATTGCACAG AGACTTCTAACTGATGAGTCTCCTCGGTTGAAAAATGCATTACGATACACCATATATGGGAAAAGTGGAGTTTTTGATGCTGAAAGATTCATTGATGTTATGCAAGCCTTTGAAAACTTTATCAGTGCGGCAAAAAGTGGAGGTGGTGAGAACCTGAATGGCAATATGGCCGAGCTTGCTGTTTTGCAAAGTCCTGGTTATTTGGTTCCGTTATTTCCAGCAATTATATCTCAGCCAGCGCAGCCGGTCAAAACCAGGGTGGCCCTTACATTTTTGCTCTCTGAAAAGGGCAACTTCTTCCGAGAGTTTATCCTTGATGAG ATTGTCAAAGCCATTGACGCAGTTTCTAGGGAGCAGTTGGTACAAATAGCTGCAGCTTTGGGAATTCGGAATCTAGCCCCTGTTTTCAGTATGGTTCCTCTAAGGCCTGCATCTTTGCTACCCACCATCACGGAGGAAGACAAGGTTATATTAAACAATGTTGAGAAAGTTGTGAGATTTCTGACAGCTGGGACTTCAACCACAACATCACAGCAG GAAGTAAATATTGCCTATATAATCCAAGAGCTTCTTCCTGTGCTGCCGGGTATATCAGCAAAGGTTCTGCCGGAGGTTTTGAACCGGTTATCTTCACGGATTTTAGCACGTCTTATCCGGGACACATTTTTGTAG
- the LOC109728951 gene encoding tubulin-folding cofactor A isoform X2, giving the protein MATIRNLKIKTSTCKRILKELHSYEKEVEREAAKTAEMKEKSADPYDLKQQENVLAESRMMVPDCRRRLEAALADLKAILEEVKESNQQVVEIEEAGSTIAEVEALFQTAE; this is encoded by the exons ATGGCTACTATTCGGAATCTGAAGATCAAAACATCTACTTGTAAACGCATTCTAAAAGAGCTCCACTCCTACGAGAAGGAGGTCGAGAGAGAAGCTGCGAAAACTGCGGAGATGAAGGAGAAAAGCGCCGACCCTTATGATCTTAAGCAGCAG GAGAATGTGTTAGCAGAGTCAAGGATGATGGTTCCAGATTGCCGAAGGCGACTTGAAGCTGCACTTGCTGACCTGAAAGCGATATTA GAAGAAGTAAAGGAATCAAACCAACAAGTAGTGGAGATTGAGGAAGCTGGTAGCACGATTGCAGAAGTTGAAGCTTTATTTCAAACAGCAGAGTAG
- the LOC109728951 gene encoding tubulin-folding cofactor A isoform X1: protein MLQLEMATIRNLKIKTSTCKRILKELHSYEKEVEREAAKTAEMKEKSADPYDLKQQENVLAESRMMVPDCRRRLEAALADLKAILEEVKESNQQVVEIEEAGSTIAEVEALFQTAE from the exons ATGCTGCAGCTTGAAATGGCTACTATTCGGAATCTGAAGATCAAAACATCTACTTGTAAACGCATTCTAAAAGAGCTCCACTCCTACGAGAAGGAGGTCGAGAGAGAAGCTGCGAAAACTGCGGAGATGAAGGAGAAAAGCGCCGACCCTTATGATCTTAAGCAGCAG GAGAATGTGTTAGCAGAGTCAAGGATGATGGTTCCAGATTGCCGAAGGCGACTTGAAGCTGCACTTGCTGACCTGAAAGCGATATTA GAAGAAGTAAAGGAATCAAACCAACAAGTAGTGGAGATTGAGGAAGCTGGTAGCACGATTGCAGAAGTTGAAGCTTTATTTCAAACAGCAGAGTAG
- the LOC109703619 gene encoding GDT1-like protein 2, chloroplastic isoform X2, translated as MQSCSALNLQILSSVKPPSAPLLNSSPDLLLDRRRRRRSSLSPSISLRYRCLSRFRSLHYSIRAQASNVNIGAGGYGGEGGTSSHGDMADGSTSGTSPKSEKPLSGVRYQLSIAGVLLISMLAFSLIVTLKGGPSAVIDALAKSGFTAAFTLISVSEIGDKTFFIAALLAMQYKRALVLLGSMGALSLMTILSVIIGRIFQSVPAQFQTTLPIGEYAAVALLTFFGLKSIKDAWELPSDVSNGDKKETTELGELVEAEELVKEKVAKKLTSPLEILWESFSLVFFAEWGDRSMLATIALGAAQSIFILKKPESV; from the exons ATGCAATCCTGTAGCGCGCTCAACCTCCAAATCCTCTCTTCCGTGAAACCTCCCTCTGCTCCGCTCCTCAATTCGTCCCCAGATCTACTTCTCGAtcgaagaagacgacgaagatCATCCCTAAGTCCATCGATTTCAT taagATACAGATGCTTATCGAGGTTTAGATCGTTGCATTATAGCATTAGAGCTCAAGCATCAAATGTCAACATTGGAGCTGGGGGTTATGGAGGCGAAGGAGGAACGAGTAGCCACGGAGATATGGCGGATGGGTCTACAAGTGGAACTTCACCGAAATC AGAAAAGCCTCTTTCAGGAGTTCGATACCAGTTATCTATTGCTGGTGTGCTACTTATATCCATGCTGGCATTTTCTCTTATTGTTACTTTGAAAGGAGGACCTTCTGCGGTCATAGATGCACTTGCAAAATCAGGCTTCACTGCTGCATTCACATTAATATCTGTTTCTGAGATTGGAGATAAG aCATTTTTCATTGCTGCACTATTAGCTATGCAGTATAAGAGAGCACTG GTTCTACTTGGATCAATGGGTGCTCTCTCACTAATGACAATCTTATCTGTCATAATAGGACGGATATTCCAATCTGTGCCGGCACAATTTCAGACTA CATTACCCATTGGAGAGTACGCGGCAGTGGCTCTCCTTACATTTTTTGGTCTAAAGTCAATAAAAGATGCATGGGAACTCCCATCAGATGTTAGCAATGGTGATAAGAAAGAGACTACTGAACTTGGAGAACTTGTTGAAGCAGAGGAGCTTGTGAAGGAAAAG GTAGCCAAAAAGCTAACCAGTCCACTTGAGATCCTTTGGGAGTCTTTTAGCCTTGTATTCTTTGCG GAATGGGGTGATCGCTCTATGCTGGCTACAATTGCTTTAGGTGCTGCACAG TCAATTTTTATCCTCAAGAAGCCAGAATCAGTTTAG
- the LOC109703619 gene encoding GDT1-like protein 2, chloroplastic isoform X3 encodes MQSCSALNLQILSSVKPPSAPLLNSSPDLLLDRRRRRRSSLSPSISLRYRCLSRFRSLHYSIRAQASNVNIGAGGYGGEGGTSSHGDMADGSTSGTSPKSEKPLSGVRYQLSIAGVLLISMLAFSLIVTLKGGPSAVIDALAKSGFTAAFTLISVSEIGDKTFFIAALLAMQYKRALVLLGSMGALSLMTILSVIIGRIFQSVPAQFQTTLPIGEYAAVALLTFFGLKSIKDAWELPSDVSNGDKKETTELGELVEAEELVKEKVAKKLTSPLEILWESFSLVFFAEWGDRSMLATIALGAAQRISC; translated from the exons ATGCAATCCTGTAGCGCGCTCAACCTCCAAATCCTCTCTTCCGTGAAACCTCCCTCTGCTCCGCTCCTCAATTCGTCCCCAGATCTACTTCTCGAtcgaagaagacgacgaagatCATCCCTAAGTCCATCGATTTCAT taagATACAGATGCTTATCGAGGTTTAGATCGTTGCATTATAGCATTAGAGCTCAAGCATCAAATGTCAACATTGGAGCTGGGGGTTATGGAGGCGAAGGAGGAACGAGTAGCCACGGAGATATGGCGGATGGGTCTACAAGTGGAACTTCACCGAAATC AGAAAAGCCTCTTTCAGGAGTTCGATACCAGTTATCTATTGCTGGTGTGCTACTTATATCCATGCTGGCATTTTCTCTTATTGTTACTTTGAAAGGAGGACCTTCTGCGGTCATAGATGCACTTGCAAAATCAGGCTTCACTGCTGCATTCACATTAATATCTGTTTCTGAGATTGGAGATAAG aCATTTTTCATTGCTGCACTATTAGCTATGCAGTATAAGAGAGCACTG GTTCTACTTGGATCAATGGGTGCTCTCTCACTAATGACAATCTTATCTGTCATAATAGGACGGATATTCCAATCTGTGCCGGCACAATTTCAGACTA CATTACCCATTGGAGAGTACGCGGCAGTGGCTCTCCTTACATTTTTTGGTCTAAAGTCAATAAAAGATGCATGGGAACTCCCATCAGATGTTAGCAATGGTGATAAGAAAGAGACTACTGAACTTGGAGAACTTGTTGAAGCAGAGGAGCTTGTGAAGGAAAAG GTAGCCAAAAAGCTAACCAGTCCACTTGAGATCCTTTGGGAGTCTTTTAGCCTTGTATTCTTTGCG GAATGGGGTGATCGCTCTATGCTGGCTACAATTGCTTTAGGTGCTGCACAG CGGATAAGCTGCTAA
- the LOC109703619 gene encoding GDT1-like protein 2, chloroplastic isoform X1 has translation MQSCSALNLQILSSVKPPSAPLLNSSPDLLLDRRRRRRSSLSPSISLRYRCLSRFRSLHYSIRAQASNVNIGAGGYGGEGGTSSHGDMADGSTSGTSPKSEKPLSGVRYQLSIAGVLLISMLAFSLIVTLKGGPSAVIDALAKSGFTAAFTLISVSEIGDKTFFIAALLAMQYKRALVLLGSMGALSLMTILSVIIGRIFQSVPAQFQTTLPIGEYAAVALLTFFGLKSIKDAWELPSDVSNGDKKETTELGELVEAEELVKEKVAKKLTSPLEILWESFSLVFFAEWGDRSMLATIALGAAQSPWGVASGAIAGHLIATSIAILGGAFLANYISEKLVGFLGGVLFLIFAAATLLGVF, from the exons ATGCAATCCTGTAGCGCGCTCAACCTCCAAATCCTCTCTTCCGTGAAACCTCCCTCTGCTCCGCTCCTCAATTCGTCCCCAGATCTACTTCTCGAtcgaagaagacgacgaagatCATCCCTAAGTCCATCGATTTCAT taagATACAGATGCTTATCGAGGTTTAGATCGTTGCATTATAGCATTAGAGCTCAAGCATCAAATGTCAACATTGGAGCTGGGGGTTATGGAGGCGAAGGAGGAACGAGTAGCCACGGAGATATGGCGGATGGGTCTACAAGTGGAACTTCACCGAAATC AGAAAAGCCTCTTTCAGGAGTTCGATACCAGTTATCTATTGCTGGTGTGCTACTTATATCCATGCTGGCATTTTCTCTTATTGTTACTTTGAAAGGAGGACCTTCTGCGGTCATAGATGCACTTGCAAAATCAGGCTTCACTGCTGCATTCACATTAATATCTGTTTCTGAGATTGGAGATAAG aCATTTTTCATTGCTGCACTATTAGCTATGCAGTATAAGAGAGCACTG GTTCTACTTGGATCAATGGGTGCTCTCTCACTAATGACAATCTTATCTGTCATAATAGGACGGATATTCCAATCTGTGCCGGCACAATTTCAGACTA CATTACCCATTGGAGAGTACGCGGCAGTGGCTCTCCTTACATTTTTTGGTCTAAAGTCAATAAAAGATGCATGGGAACTCCCATCAGATGTTAGCAATGGTGATAAGAAAGAGACTACTGAACTTGGAGAACTTGTTGAAGCAGAGGAGCTTGTGAAGGAAAAG GTAGCCAAAAAGCTAACCAGTCCACTTGAGATCCTTTGGGAGTCTTTTAGCCTTGTATTCTTTGCG GAATGGGGTGATCGCTCTATGCTGGCTACAATTGCTTTAGGTGCTGCACAG TCTCCATGGGGTGTTGCTAGTGGAGCCATTGCCGGACACCTAATTGCAACATCTATTGCCATTCTGGGTGGAGCATTTCTAGCCAACTATATTTCCGAGAAACTG GTTGGCTTTCTGGGTGGAGTATTATTTTTGATCTTCGCGGCGGCCACTCTGCTCGGAGTTTTTTAG
- the LOC109703576 gene encoding transcription factor PIF1-like isoform X1 codes for MNHLVPEFELDVDDPFLVSSFVPAPHRCKISESALAESELLELIWRNGPVAQPVHGDWIRGLSPPPPESPGSAALSGRADAGLVVDVASQLFMEEDEMASWLHYQIGGGGGGDLFFGSSPQDIGNDGRAAAAAAAAAAASTAAAERLVAAPKESAVGSNEVSVVEVCDPYGVGTGGGGGSPRACEQALSSSSEASSERRGMAHADERKRKAREGGGGSGCHSEKDTEFRTLEKRKDARRSAAGRRSRAAEVHNLSERRRRDRINEKMKALQELIPRCNKSDKASMLDEAIGYLKSLQSQIQMMSAGCSINPAMFPGVQPYMPPMGMGMGMGMGMGMGMHMGMNMAPGMTIGAEVGGGGLRPPMLPFGPLLPCASIASPARPLPIMPSIHPPNVVNVNQFRVQAASQQALASNMQSQYMVQIPHVGDPYHGFVPVNPFQVSSQNGVVEKPEANKQAGNNENIPHG; via the exons ATGAACCACCTTGTACCCGAGTTCGAGCTCGACGTGGACGATCCATTCCTCGTCTCCTCCTTCGTCCCCGCCCCCCACCGCTGCAAGATCTCCGAATCCGCCCT AGCTGAGAGCGAGTTGCTGGAGTTGATATGGCGGAATGGGCCGGTGGCCCAGCCGGTGCACGGCGATTGGATCCGGGGcctctcgccgccgccgccggagagtCCGGGCTCGGCGGCGCTCTCCGGGCGCGCGGACGCGGGGTTGGTGGTGGACGTGGCGAGCCAGCTATTCATGGAGGAGGACGAGATGGCGTCGTGGCTCCATTACCAGATcgggggaggcggaggaggcgatcTGTTCTTCGGTTCCTCGCCGCAGGATATCGGGAACGACGggcgcgccgcggcggcggcggcggcggcggcggcggcgtctaccgcggcggcggagaggctCGTGGCGGCGCCGAAGGAGTCGGCGGTGGGATCCAACGAGGTATCGGTTGTGGAGGTGTGCGATCCGTACGGGGTTGGGacaggaggaggtggtggatctCCGCGTGCGTGCGAGCAGGCGTTGAgctcgtcgtcggaggcgagcAGTGAGCGCCGGGGGATGGCGCATGCGGACGAGCGGAAGCGGAAGGCGCGAGAGGGGGGCGGCGGCTCCGGATGTCACAGTGAG AAGGATACGGAATTTAGAACTTTGGAGAAAAGGAAAGACGCTCGCCGATCTGCTGCTGGAAGAAGATCTCGTGCCGCTGAGGTCCACAATCTCTCTGAGCGG AGGCGTAGGGATAGGATCAATGAGAAGATGAAGGCCTTGCAAGAACTTATACCAAGATGCAACAAG TCAGATAAAGCTTCAATGTTGGATGAAGCCATCGGATACCTTAAGTCACTTCAGTCACAAATCCAG ATGATGTCTGCAGGATGCAGCATTAACCCTGCTATGTTTCCTGGTGTCCAACCATACATGCCACCAATGGGCATGGGTATGGGCATGGGCATGGGTATGGGCATGGGAATGCATATGGGGATGAACATGGCTCCAGGAATGACAATTGGTGCAGAAGTAGGTGGTGGGGGCCTAAGGCCTCCTATGCTCCCATTTGGTCCCCTATTGCCATGTGCTTCTATTGCTAGTCCTGCTCGACCTCTGCCCATAATGCCATCCATCCATCCACCAAATGTTGTCAATGTGAACCAGTTTCGAGTTCAAGCAGCCAGTCAGCAAGCACTGGCATCTAACATGCAGAGTCAATACATGGTTCAAATTCCTCATGTTGGTGATCCTTATCACGGTTTTGTTCCAGTTAACCCCTTTCAAGTATCATCTCAG AACGGAGTAGTGGAGAAACCAGAAGCCAACAAGCAAGCTGGCAACAATGAAAACATTCCCCATG GTTGA
- the LOC109703576 gene encoding transcription factor PIF1-like isoform X2 yields the protein MNHLVPEFELDVDDPFLVSSFVPAPHRCKISESALAESELLELIWRNGPVAQPVHGDWIRGLSPPPPESPGSAALSGRADAGLVVDVASQLFMEEDEMASWLHYQIGGGGGGDLFFGSSPQDIGNDGRAAAAAAAAAAASTAAAERLVAAPKESAVGSNEVSVVEVCDPYGVGTGGGGGSPRACEQALSSSSEASSERRGMAHADERKRKAREGGGGSGCHSEDTEFRTLEKRKDARRSAAGRRSRAAEVHNLSERRRRDRINEKMKALQELIPRCNKSDKASMLDEAIGYLKSLQSQIQMMSAGCSINPAMFPGVQPYMPPMGMGMGMGMGMGMGMHMGMNMAPGMTIGAEVGGGGLRPPMLPFGPLLPCASIASPARPLPIMPSIHPPNVVNVNQFRVQAASQQALASNMQSQYMVQIPHVGDPYHGFVPVNPFQVSSQNGVVEKPEANKQAGNNENIPHG from the exons ATGAACCACCTTGTACCCGAGTTCGAGCTCGACGTGGACGATCCATTCCTCGTCTCCTCCTTCGTCCCCGCCCCCCACCGCTGCAAGATCTCCGAATCCGCCCT AGCTGAGAGCGAGTTGCTGGAGTTGATATGGCGGAATGGGCCGGTGGCCCAGCCGGTGCACGGCGATTGGATCCGGGGcctctcgccgccgccgccggagagtCCGGGCTCGGCGGCGCTCTCCGGGCGCGCGGACGCGGGGTTGGTGGTGGACGTGGCGAGCCAGCTATTCATGGAGGAGGACGAGATGGCGTCGTGGCTCCATTACCAGATcgggggaggcggaggaggcgatcTGTTCTTCGGTTCCTCGCCGCAGGATATCGGGAACGACGggcgcgccgcggcggcggcggcggcggcggcggcggcgtctaccgcggcggcggagaggctCGTGGCGGCGCCGAAGGAGTCGGCGGTGGGATCCAACGAGGTATCGGTTGTGGAGGTGTGCGATCCGTACGGGGTTGGGacaggaggaggtggtggatctCCGCGTGCGTGCGAGCAGGCGTTGAgctcgtcgtcggaggcgagcAGTGAGCGCCGGGGGATGGCGCATGCGGACGAGCGGAAGCGGAAGGCGCGAGAGGGGGGCGGCGGCTCCGGATGTCACAGTGAG GATACGGAATTTAGAACTTTGGAGAAAAGGAAAGACGCTCGCCGATCTGCTGCTGGAAGAAGATCTCGTGCCGCTGAGGTCCACAATCTCTCTGAGCGG AGGCGTAGGGATAGGATCAATGAGAAGATGAAGGCCTTGCAAGAACTTATACCAAGATGCAACAAG TCAGATAAAGCTTCAATGTTGGATGAAGCCATCGGATACCTTAAGTCACTTCAGTCACAAATCCAG ATGATGTCTGCAGGATGCAGCATTAACCCTGCTATGTTTCCTGGTGTCCAACCATACATGCCACCAATGGGCATGGGTATGGGCATGGGCATGGGTATGGGCATGGGAATGCATATGGGGATGAACATGGCTCCAGGAATGACAATTGGTGCAGAAGTAGGTGGTGGGGGCCTAAGGCCTCCTATGCTCCCATTTGGTCCCCTATTGCCATGTGCTTCTATTGCTAGTCCTGCTCGACCTCTGCCCATAATGCCATCCATCCATCCACCAAATGTTGTCAATGTGAACCAGTTTCGAGTTCAAGCAGCCAGTCAGCAAGCACTGGCATCTAACATGCAGAGTCAATACATGGTTCAAATTCCTCATGTTGGTGATCCTTATCACGGTTTTGTTCCAGTTAACCCCTTTCAAGTATCATCTCAG AACGGAGTAGTGGAGAAACCAGAAGCCAACAAGCAAGCTGGCAACAATGAAAACATTCCCCATG GTTGA
- the LOC109703576 gene encoding transcription factor PIF1-like isoform X3 produces MEEDEMASWLHYQIGGGGGGDLFFGSSPQDIGNDGRAAAAAAAAAAASTAAAERLVAAPKESAVGSNEVSVVEVCDPYGVGTGGGGGSPRACEQALSSSSEASSERRGMAHADERKRKAREGGGGSGCHSEKDTEFRTLEKRKDARRSAAGRRSRAAEVHNLSERRRRDRINEKMKALQELIPRCNKSDKASMLDEAIGYLKSLQSQIQMMSAGCSINPAMFPGVQPYMPPMGMGMGMGMGMGMGMHMGMNMAPGMTIGAEVGGGGLRPPMLPFGPLLPCASIASPARPLPIMPSIHPPNVVNVNQFRVQAASQQALASNMQSQYMVQIPHVGDPYHGFVPVNPFQVSSQNGVVEKPEANKQAGNNENIPHG; encoded by the exons ATGGAGGAGGACGAGATGGCGTCGTGGCTCCATTACCAGATcgggggaggcggaggaggcgatcTGTTCTTCGGTTCCTCGCCGCAGGATATCGGGAACGACGggcgcgccgcggcggcggcggcggcggcggcggcggcgtctaccgcggcggcggagaggctCGTGGCGGCGCCGAAGGAGTCGGCGGTGGGATCCAACGAGGTATCGGTTGTGGAGGTGTGCGATCCGTACGGGGTTGGGacaggaggaggtggtggatctCCGCGTGCGTGCGAGCAGGCGTTGAgctcgtcgtcggaggcgagcAGTGAGCGCCGGGGGATGGCGCATGCGGACGAGCGGAAGCGGAAGGCGCGAGAGGGGGGCGGCGGCTCCGGATGTCACAGTGAG AAGGATACGGAATTTAGAACTTTGGAGAAAAGGAAAGACGCTCGCCGATCTGCTGCTGGAAGAAGATCTCGTGCCGCTGAGGTCCACAATCTCTCTGAGCGG AGGCGTAGGGATAGGATCAATGAGAAGATGAAGGCCTTGCAAGAACTTATACCAAGATGCAACAAG TCAGATAAAGCTTCAATGTTGGATGAAGCCATCGGATACCTTAAGTCACTTCAGTCACAAATCCAG ATGATGTCTGCAGGATGCAGCATTAACCCTGCTATGTTTCCTGGTGTCCAACCATACATGCCACCAATGGGCATGGGTATGGGCATGGGCATGGGTATGGGCATGGGAATGCATATGGGGATGAACATGGCTCCAGGAATGACAATTGGTGCAGAAGTAGGTGGTGGGGGCCTAAGGCCTCCTATGCTCCCATTTGGTCCCCTATTGCCATGTGCTTCTATTGCTAGTCCTGCTCGACCTCTGCCCATAATGCCATCCATCCATCCACCAAATGTTGTCAATGTGAACCAGTTTCGAGTTCAAGCAGCCAGTCAGCAAGCACTGGCATCTAACATGCAGAGTCAATACATGGTTCAAATTCCTCATGTTGGTGATCCTTATCACGGTTTTGTTCCAGTTAACCCCTTTCAAGTATCATCTCAG AACGGAGTAGTGGAGAAACCAGAAGCCAACAAGCAAGCTGGCAACAATGAAAACATTCCCCATG GTTGA